The DNA sequence AGTAGAAAAGGATGAAATTATTCAATCTTATTTTAATCAAATGAAAGAGTTTATTGAAACTAAAATTTTAAAATAGAAAGATGTAGCAATTATTAGTAATAATTGTACAGCTGATTATGTTTATTAATTCTTTGGATTAGCATATTTTATTCCTATAGTAGGATTGTTTTTTCAACTGAAAATTATTTGAAGTTTATGGAGAATTTGAAAGAGTATATATCTAAAGATATTAAATTTATAACTGTAAGTGAGAGGAAAAATGAGTTCATTAGAAATAATAAAGACTTAATCAATTATCCAATAGGAAAAATAGGGAATGTTGAAATTTATTTTACGCATTATTACTCACAAGAAGAGGCACACAGGAAATAGTTAAATCAGATTAGATGAATTGATTTAAATAAAACTATTTTCTTGTTAACAGAAAATGAATTGACGGAAGAAATACATATAGACAAGCTTTTGAAAATAAAACTTATAAAAAAGATTTGTCTAACGTACAATAAATACAATTGTGAGAATACTTATCATTCTGAAAGAGTTAGCCAGATGGAGAATAAATCTTGATTACCTAAAATTGTACTTAATCTAGTAGACTGGCATTTAATTATTAATGATAATAAAGACTAGATATTCGAAATAAATAGCAGCTATCAGACGAAGCAAGTATTGATGTATGGAAGTGGCGATGTAAAGGTAAAATGCAGTGAAGAATGAGATGCTGTTTACCATTTATGTGACATTTGTCTAGAACCACACATCTGGCGTGAAGCTTATGAGTTTTCAGAATAGGCAGTATCGTTAGTTTTAATCTACAATATAAAGTCGACGATGATTGTCACTAAATCTTCATTATTTAAAAAGTATTTGATTCGTTAGAGAGGATTAAAAAACTGCTTTACCATCAAATATTCATCGATATTTTAAAACCTTAGTGAATGATTCATTAAGGTTTTTTATGGAGTTAATATGTTGAGGATATGTAAATAAGGAGCTTAGAACTCAGCATATTTGTAGAGAAGCATTATACTATTTGAAAGGTTGATATTATTTATAAATAATGTATAATAATGTATAATAATGTATAATATGTAATACCAATTTTTTCTAATAAAGAAAGAGGGGGATTAGAATTAAATGCTTAATGTTGAGCAGCTGTTTACTTTTATGTTTGATGGGATGTGAATATAAAGAACAGCCTAAACTCAATCGGAACCAAACGTGTTATGAGTTAAATCATTTTTTATTTGGGGTGAAGGATTCTGATGGGAAACGAGTTGGCCCAGGAAACAATATTTTCTCGGATTCAAAAGAAGTTGTCTTTCAAGATGAATCAGGAGGCATTCATTTACGATTAATGGGGTCTAAGAACGAAGTCCTGGCAGCTGAGATTGTGAGCTTAGATGCTAAAGGATGGGGGCTATATGAATTTGTCTTAGAAGGAAATC is a window from the Turicibacter bilis genome containing:
- a CDS encoding DUF1919 domain-containing protein, producing MVFSTENYLKFMENLKEYISKDIKFITVSERKNEFIRNNKDLINYPIGKIGNVEIYFTHYYSQEEAHRK